A segment of the Agarivorans albus genome:
AACGATACTGGCGACGACATCAGTTTTGATGGAGTAGGTAATGCCGTTGGTGGTTCGGTAAGCGGTAGTGATGAAATCTTGTTTGATTCAGATGACGGAGTTGGCTTAGGTATTCACGATAGCAACTTTGAAACCGAAGAGTTATCGATTATCGCAACTGCTGAAGATGTAAGCTTTGTTGATTTTAATGGCCACGATGCAGTGGATTTAAGTGACCGTTCCCTATTTAGTCTAAATGATGGAAATATTCCTCAAATCGTATCGGGTGGTTATTCATTCACCTACCAAAGTGAGTTGGTAAATGATAACGACCCAGTAACAAATGCCGATGAAGATTGGATTAAAGTAACTTTAGCGGAAGGTGAAGTGCTGTGGGCAAATATGGCCACTATTTCTGGTCAAGAAAGAGTCAAAGTAGATGCTTTCATTTATGATGCAGAGGGGAATCTTTTAGTCACTGATAACGGCACTACCAAATTCCAAGAAGATTGGCAGGGACCTAGAGGTAGCTTTACTGCAACCGAAGAAGGTGAATATTACATACAAATCGTTGCCGATGATGACACCGATAGCGGTTTTTATCAGATGCATCTAACCATTGATGCCAGCAGTGCTGTTTATCAAAAATCAGCGCTTACCGATACCCAAGAAGAATTTGAATACAGCATCATAGGTGATGGTGGTGCCTTAGATACAACCACTGCAGAGCTTATTGGCGTTCAAGGTAGCTCAATTGATGGTGGCGAGGGTGATGAAGTACTTGTAGGCAATGAGGCGGCTAATGTTATCGATGGTGATGCCGGAGATGATGCCTTAGTTGGTTATGCGGGTGACGACCAACTTGATGGTGGTGTTGGTGAAGACTTGCTGATAGGTGGCCAAGGTAATGATATTCTTACCGGTGGTGATGACAGTGACATGTTTGCTTGGTTAGAGGGTGATGATCAAGGTAGCAGCAATGACACAATTACCGACTTCACGCTAAAGGATGATAGTGATCCAGATAATTCGCCTGACGTGCTTGATTTAAGTGATTTGCTGCAAGGTGAAACAGAGGCAAGCTTAGAATCGTATCTGTCTTTTGAAACCGTCAATAATGGCGGCAATGTTGAGACGATTATCTCAATCGATAAAGACGGCGCCAGCAATGGTGAAAGTGTTCATCAAACTATTACCCTTAAAGATGTCGACTTCTCAGGCATGAGCGATAGTGAAATTTTGAGCCAATTAATTGAAGATCAACAGCTTAATGTAGATAACTAGCCGCTTAAGGTTTGGGAAATTGTAGATTCAAGAGTAAGCTAAGGCTTACTCTTGATGTTTTTGTTTATGGAAAGGACGCTCGGTGCAGGACGCTAACCCACAGCAGCAATATCGCGATTTAGATTTAACCGCAGAAAGAACAGACCCTTTACTGAGTAGTTTAGTGTTTTTATCTAAGTATTACGGTAAACCTTTTTCTGCGCGCGCGCTATCTGCTGGCCTGCCTTTAGAGGAAGGCTTGCTTACACCAGCCTTATTGCCTCGTGCCGCTTTGCGTGCCGGTATGGACGCCTCTATTGTTAAAAAGCCAATTAACAAAATACCTGAACTGCTCTTACCTTGTATTTTGCTGCTAAAAGATGGTCGTTCTTGTGTGCTGCTTTCACGAACTGAAGAAGGCATAGAAGTCGCTTGGCCGGAGCTTCCCGATAGTCATGAACACATCTCTTTAGATAAGCTTGCACCAGATTACACTGGCTTTTGCTGTTATGTTCGCAAGCGTTATCGCTTTGATGCTCGTTCTCCAGAGTCATTAAGCAATAAACAAGGCCATTGGTTTTGGAATACCCTGCGTCGCTCAGCGCCCATTTATCGCGATGCCTTAGTCGCTTCCTTGTTCCTCAATTTGTTTGCTATAGCCTCTCCGCTGTTTGTAATGAATGTTTATGATCGGGTGGTGCCTAACTCGGCGATTGATACCTTATGGGTACTTACCGCAGGTATGGCCTTGGTGCTGGTGTTTGATTTCGCTCTCAAGCAAATGCGCGCTTACACCTTAGATTTAGCGGCGAAAAAATCTGATATTTTGCTCTCTGCGCGGATCTTCGAAAAACTACTCAATATCAAAGCGGAAGTGCGGCCGCCTTCGGTGGGAGCTTTTGCTAAGAACGTACAAGAGTTTGATTCCATTAGGGAGTTTGTTACTTCGTCAACCATTGCTGCCCTAGTCGATGTACCGTTTTCCTTGCTGTTCCTATTGGTCATCGCCATGGTGGCTGGGCCATTAGCTCTGGTGCCTGCTGGTGCCGCTCTACTGATGCTACTTTACTCTTTTTACATTAAACGCAAAATGCATCAAGAAGTTGAGTTGGGTAGTCGCTTTGCCAGCCAAAAAAATGCCCATCTCATCGAAAGCTTAAACGGCATTGAATCCTTGAAGTTAGCTGGGGCCGAGAGTCAGTTTCAACACAAGTGGGAAGAGCTAGTGGGTAACATTGCCACTTGGAACATGGCTATTCGCAAACTGGCTACATCGGTAGGTAACGTTAACGCCTTTGTCTCACAAAGTACCACGGTATTGATAGTGGTTGTTGGGGTATTCCAAATCTCTCAAGGTGAGTTATCGATGGGCGGTTTGGTTGCCGCTGTTATGCTCACTGGCCGTGCCTTAGTGCCATTCTCTCAAGTATCTTTACTCGCAACACGTTATAACCAAGCACAATCTGCATTAGAAAATCTCGAAGATATAATGCAATTGCCAGATGAGAACTTAGAGCGTTATATGCATCGTTCTCATTTTGACGGAGCAATCAGTTTTACGGATGTGAGCTTTACCTATCCTGGTAGCGATCAGCAAGTACTTAAGAATGTAAGCTTCTCTCTAAAAGCCAAAGAAAAAGTTGCGATTATTGGCAAAATTGGCGCTGGGAAAACCAGTTTAGAGAAAGTCTTATTGGGGTTCTATACACCTCAGCATGGTGCTATTCGCCTCGATGGTGTAGATCTCAACCAAATTAGCCCTGCAGATATTCGACAAAAAATGGGCTGTTTACCGCAAGACATCAATCTGTTTTTTGGCTCTATTCGCGAAAACATCACCTTAGGTGTGCCGCATATTGAAGATGAGTTAATCTTTCGAGCTGCCGAATTGGCTGGTGTTACTCAATTTACCGATGTGGACCCAGAAGGCTTAGACAGACAAGTTGGTGAACGGGGTCAATATCTGTCGGGTGGGCAGCGCCAAGCTGTCGCCTTAGCACGAGCACTGCTGTTTAA
Coding sequences within it:
- a CDS encoding type I secretion system permease/ATPase codes for the protein MQDANPQQQYRDLDLTAERTDPLLSSLVFLSKYYGKPFSARALSAGLPLEEGLLTPALLPRAALRAGMDASIVKKPINKIPELLLPCILLLKDGRSCVLLSRTEEGIEVAWPELPDSHEHISLDKLAPDYTGFCCYVRKRYRFDARSPESLSNKQGHWFWNTLRRSAPIYRDALVASLFLNLFAIASPLFVMNVYDRVVPNSAIDTLWVLTAGMALVLVFDFALKQMRAYTLDLAAKKSDILLSARIFEKLLNIKAEVRPPSVGAFAKNVQEFDSIREFVTSSTIAALVDVPFSLLFLLVIAMVAGPLALVPAGAALLMLLYSFYIKRKMHQEVELGSRFASQKNAHLIESLNGIESLKLAGAESQFQHKWEELVGNIATWNMAIRKLATSVGNVNAFVSQSTTVLIVVVGVFQISQGELSMGGLVAAVMLTGRALVPFSQVSLLATRYNQAQSALENLEDIMQLPDENLERYMHRSHFDGAISFTDVSFTYPGSDQQVLKNVSFSLKAKEKVAIIGKIGAGKTSLEKVLLGFYTPQHGAIRLDGVDLNQISPADIRQKMGCLPQDINLFFGSIRENITLGVPHIEDELIFRAAELAGVTQFTDVDPEGLDRQVGERGQYLSGGQRQAVALARALLFNPPVLVLDEPTSSMDAYSENLVKKRLKQVAEDKTFVLITHKMSMLDLVDRIIVLERGQVVADGSKAEVLELLRSGKVRAPNE